The Puntigrus tetrazona isolate hp1 chromosome 23, ASM1883169v1, whole genome shotgun sequence genome has a segment encoding these proteins:
- the prkcbp1l gene encoding protein kinase C binding protein 1, like isoform X1 — protein MHPQSLAVEEIKTESDAVDGMEVPMPPKAAPDLGSAEQALAAQKRKAPSPPHSSNGHSPSDTSPSPTKKKKKPGLVSNNKDQCELRHGPFYYVKQPALTTDPVDVVPQDGRNDFYCWVCHREGQVLCCELCPRVYHAKCLKLAAEPEGDWFCPECEKITVAECIETQSKAMTMLNLEQLSYLLKFALQKMKQPGTEPFQKPVSLEQHPDYAEYIFHPMDLCTLEKNIKKKMYGCTEAFLADVKWILHNCIIYNGGNHKLTATAKVIVKICEHEMNEIEVCPECYLSACQKRDNWFCEPCSQPHPLVWAKLKGFPFWPAKALRDKDGQVDARFFGQHDRAWVPINNCYLMSKEIPFSVKKTKSIFNSAMQEMEVYVENVRKKYGVFNYAPFRTPYTPNNQFQMLQDPNNPKKGTVKPEKQDKVKFSFDMTASPKMLLSKSVMSGGAGRRISVTEVPRSPMSTNSSVHTGSDLEQDERGARVSSSHYSGGEDSMDYTASPASLKTSNSPKPLLPTPVKQERSSGTGGILNLNLDRVKAEMDLKELSESVLQQQQQQGTSVLLTSPKKPTRSLDKTIESCKAQLGINEISDDVCHGVEHSDSDDSDKSDSSDSEYVSEDEQKPKNTNHNNSVHKDSKKRPRTPSAQGQDQDDAPLTAGGTPGTDKKSSDPQTKEKLSVGGDKDPQEKSKPQQQSQKERSQPGQDSRPAGSELDVDSDSERELVIDLGEEQGGREKKKAKRETPSAPTSATKDQTGIKTDGKTTSTSAPSSTDNTSTSLTPCPKDAVASAIKPPAAVTTASTTATSTSTVQTTSAVPVASNVVKKQRPLLPKESTQPAQRPATWNPAGGKFQTSQKVQRQQQRGETVPQTVAQSQAQPQTSANNSSTRYQTRQSVKAVQHKDTSPVNMGSGTSTSCLTGDFLPPPASADVAADIAKYTTKMMDVIKGTMTEIYNDLSKSTTGNTIAEIRRLRIEIEKLQWLHQQELSEMKHNLELTMAEMRQSLEQERERLVSEVKKQMEMEKQQAVDETKKKQWCANCKKEAIFYCCWNTSYCDYPCQQAHWPEHMKSCTQSATASQQETEAEGSSDTAGKPVGQSPKTQPSPSGERTSPANRGPSPPTDNTKGSSSVAVS, from the exons ATGCATCCACAGAG TTTGGCTGTGGAGGAAATAAAGACGGAGTCTGATGCGGTTGATGGGATGGAGGTGCCCATGCCACCCaaag CGGCCCCTGATCTAGGATCAGCGGAGCAGGCACTGGCTGCACAGAAGAGGAAAGCACCCAGTCCTCCACATTCCTCAAACGGACACTCTCCTTCTGACACGTCACCCAGTcccacaaagaagaagaagaaaccgGGATTAGTCAGCAACAATAAAGACCAA TGTGAGCTAAGACATGGTCCCTTTTACTATGTCAAGCAGCCCGCACTCACCACAGACCCTGTTGATGTTGTACCGCAGGACGGGCGGAATGACTTCTACTGCTGGGTGTGTCACCGCGAGGGCCAGGTGCTCTGCTGTGAGCTCTGCCCGCGCGTCTACCACGCCAAGTGCCTCAAACTGGCCGCTGAGCCTGAGGGCGACTGGTTCTGTCCAGAGTGTGAG AAAATAACGGTGGCTGAGTGCATAGAGACTCAGAGTAAAGCTATGACCATGCTGAACCTGGAGCAGCTGTCCTACTTGCTGAAGTTTGCTTTGCAGAAAATGAAACAGCCAGGG ACCGAACCGTTTCAGAAGCCAGTGTCACTAGAACAGCACCCGGATTATGCCGAGTATATATTTCACCCCATGGACCTGTGCACCCTAGAGAAG AATATCAAGAAGAAAATGTACGGTTGCACGGAAGCATTTCTGGCGGACGTGAAGTGGATTCTACACAACTGTATCATTTATAACGGAG GTAACCATAAGCTAACGGCAACTGCTAAAGTTATTGTCAAGATCTGTGAACATGAG ATGAATGAAATTGAGGTTTGTCCAGAGTGCTACTTGTCTGCCTGTCAGAAGAGGGACAACTGGTTCTGTGAACCTTGT TCTCAGCCTCATCCTTTAGTGTGGGCCAAACTAAAAGGTTTTCCCTTCTGGCCGGCTAAAGCCCTGAGGGACAAGGACGGTCAGGTGGACGCACGCTTCTTTGGCCAGCATGACAG AGCCTGGGTGCCCATAAACAACTGTTACCTCATGTCTAAGGAGATCCCCTTCTCTGTGAAGAAGACCAAAAGCATCTTCAATAGCGCCATGCAGGAAATGGAGGTCTATGTGGAAAACGTGCGCAAGAAATACGGCGTGTTCAACTACGCCCCGTTCCGGACACCTTACACACCCAACAACCAATTCCAAATGCTGCAAGACCCTAATAACCCTAAAAAAGGCACGGTGAAGCCTGAGAAACAGGACAAAGTCAAGTTCAGCTTCGACATGACCGCATCTCCCAAGATGCTCTTGAGCAAGTCGGTGATGTCAGGAGGGGCGGGGCGGCGGATCTCCGTGACAGAAGTGCCCAGATCACCAATGAGTACCAACTCTTCGGTCCACACGGGGTCAGACCTCGAGCAGGACGAGCGAGGGGCGAGAGTGTCATCGAGTCACTATAGCGGCGGTGAAGACTCTATGGATTATACAG CGTCTCCTGCGTCTCTAAAGACTAGCAACAGCCCCAAGCCTCTTCTGCCCACGCCGGTCAAACAGGAGAGGAGTTCAGGCACTGGAGGCATCCTCAACCTCAATCTGG ATCGCGTTAAAGCCGAAATGGACCTGAAGGAGTTGAGTGAGAGTGTactacagcagcagcagcagcaaggGACGTCGGTTCTCCTCACCTCTCCCAAAAAACCTACTAGGAGTTTGGATAAAACTATAGAGAGCTGCAAAGCTCAGCTGG GAATCAACGAGATCTCAGATGATGTGTGCCACGGTGTTGAGCACAGTGACTCGGACGACTCTGACAAATCTGACTCCAGTGACAGTGAATATGTGTCTGAGGATGAACAGAAGCCCAAGAACACTAACCACAACAACAGTGTCCACAAAGACTCCAAAAAGAGACCCAGAACTCCATCCGCTCAAGGACAAGACCAAGACGATGCCCCATTGACAGCTGGAGGAACACCGGGTACAGACAAGAAATCCTCCGATCCCCAGACCAAAGAGAAGTTAAGTGTTGGTGGGGATAAAGACccccaggagaagagcaaacccCAGCAGCAGAGCCAGAAGGAGAGGTCTCAGCCTGGGCAGGACAGTCGGCCTGCTGGATCAGAGCTGGATGTGGACTCTGACTCCGAGCGAGAGCTGGTGATTGATCTCGGTGAAGAACAAGGTGGGAgggaaaagaagaaagccaAGAGAGAGACCCCGTCAGCCCCCACCTCCGCAACTAAAGATCAGACAGGCATTAAAACAGATG GTAAAACTACCAGCACATCAGCTCCTTCGTCCACAGATAACACTTCAACGTCTTTAACTCCCTGTCCAAAAGATGCGGTCGCATCAGCGATCAAGCCTCCAGCCGCCGTCACTACTGCATCTACCACTGCCACCTCCACCTCAACTGTTCAAACCACGTCTGCTGTCCCAGTCGCTTCCAATGTGGTGAAAAAACAGCGCCCTCTGCTGCCTAAGGAGAGCACACAGCCGGCCCAGCGGCCTGCGACGTGGAACCCAGCTGGTGGTAAATTCCAGACGTCTCAGAAGGTGCAGAGACAGCAACAACGAGGTGAGACGGTTCCTCAGACTGTGGCCCAGAGCCAAGCGCAGCCCCAGACCTCCGCCAACAACTCCAGCACACGCTACCAGACCAGACAGTCCGTCaaag CTGTTCAACACAAAGACACTTCACCTGTTAACATGGGCTCTGGTACATCCACTTCCTGTCTGACTGGAGACTTCCTCCCCCCTCCGGCCTCTGCCGATGTCGCCGCTGACATCGCCAAGTACACCACTAAG ATGATGGACGTGATCAAGGGAACAATGACAGAGATATACAATGATCTCTCTAAGAGCACAACAGGGAACACGATTGCAGAG ATCCGGCGGTTGCGGATCGAGATTGAGAAACTCCAGTGGCTGCATCAGCAGGAGCTGTCAGAGATGAAACATAACCTCG AGCTGACCATGGCTGAAATGAGGCAGAGTCTGGAGCAGGAGAGAGAGCGGCTGGTGTCGGAGGTGAAGAAACAGATGGAGATGGAGAAGCAGCAGGCGGTGGACGAGACCAAGAAGAAGCAGTGGTGTGCCAACTGCAAGAAAGAGGCCATTTTCTACTGCTGCTGGAACACAAGTTACTGTGACTACCCCTGCCAGCAGGCACACTGGCCCGAGCACATGAAGTCCTGCACACAGTCAG CCACGGCATCTCAGCAGGAAACCGAAGCAGAAGGCAGTTCAGACACAGCTGGAAAACCTGTAGGACAGTCCCCTAAAACCCAACCTTCACCGAGCGGAGAAAGAACATCACCCGCAAACCGAGGACCTTCCCCTCCCACGGACAACACTAAAGGCAGCTCCTCCGTGGCTGTCTCGTAA
- the prkcbp1l gene encoding protein kinase C binding protein 1, like isoform X3 has product MHPQSLAVEEIKTESDAVDGMEVPMPPKAAPDLGSAEQALAAQKRKAPSPPHSSNGHSPSDTSPSPTKKKKKPGLVSNNKDQDGRNDFYCWVCHREGQVLCCELCPRVYHAKCLKLAAEPEGDWFCPECEKITVAECIETQSKAMTMLNLEQLSYLLKFALQKMKQPGTEPFQKPVSLEQHPDYAEYIFHPMDLCTLEKNIKKKMYGCTEAFLADVKWILHNCIIYNGGNHKLTATAKVIVKICEHEMNEIEVCPECYLSACQKRDNWFCEPCSQPHPLVWAKLKGFPFWPAKALRDKDGQVDARFFGQHDRAWVPINNCYLMSKEIPFSVKKTKSIFNSAMQEMEVYVENVRKKYGVFNYAPFRTPYTPNNQFQMLQDPNNPKKGTVKPEKQDKVKFSFDMTASPKMLLSKSVMSGGAGRRISVTEVPRSPMSTNSSVHTGSDLEQDERGARVSSSHYSGGEDSMDYTASPASLKTSNSPKPLLPTPVKQERSSGTGGILNLNLDRVKAEMDLKELSESVLQQQQQQGTSVLLTSPKKPTRSLDKTIESCKAQLGINEISDDVCHGVEHSDSDDSDKSDSSDSEYVSEDEQKPKNTNHNNSVHKDSKKRPRTPSAQGQDQDDAPLTAGGTPGTDKKSSDPQTKEKLSVGGDKDPQEKSKPQQQSQKERSQPGQDSRPAGSELDVDSDSERELVIDLGEEQGGREKKKAKRETPSAPTSATKDQTGIKTDGKTTSTSAPSSTDNTSTSLTPCPKDAVASAIKPPAAVTTASTTATSTSTVQTTSAVPVASNVVKKQRPLLPKESTQPAQRPATWNPAGGKFQTSQKVQRQQQRGETVPQTVAQSQAQPQTSANNSSTRYQTRQSVKAVQHKDTSPVNMGSGTSTSCLTGDFLPPPASADVAADIAKYTTKMMDVIKGTMTEIYNDLSKSTTGNTIAEIRRLRIEIEKLQWLHQQELSEMKHNLELTMAEMRQSLEQERERLVSEVKKQMEMEKQQAVDETKKKQWCANCKKEAIFYCCWNTSYCDYPCQQAHWPEHMKSCTQSATASQQETEAEGSSDTAGKPVGQSPKTQPSPSGERTSPANRGPSPPTDNTKGSSSVAVS; this is encoded by the exons ATGCATCCACAGAG TTTGGCTGTGGAGGAAATAAAGACGGAGTCTGATGCGGTTGATGGGATGGAGGTGCCCATGCCACCCaaag CGGCCCCTGATCTAGGATCAGCGGAGCAGGCACTGGCTGCACAGAAGAGGAAAGCACCCAGTCCTCCACATTCCTCAAACGGACACTCTCCTTCTGACACGTCACCCAGTcccacaaagaagaagaagaaaccgGGATTAGTCAGCAACAATAAAGACCAA GACGGGCGGAATGACTTCTACTGCTGGGTGTGTCACCGCGAGGGCCAGGTGCTCTGCTGTGAGCTCTGCCCGCGCGTCTACCACGCCAAGTGCCTCAAACTGGCCGCTGAGCCTGAGGGCGACTGGTTCTGTCCAGAGTGTGAG AAAATAACGGTGGCTGAGTGCATAGAGACTCAGAGTAAAGCTATGACCATGCTGAACCTGGAGCAGCTGTCCTACTTGCTGAAGTTTGCTTTGCAGAAAATGAAACAGCCAGGG ACCGAACCGTTTCAGAAGCCAGTGTCACTAGAACAGCACCCGGATTATGCCGAGTATATATTTCACCCCATGGACCTGTGCACCCTAGAGAAG AATATCAAGAAGAAAATGTACGGTTGCACGGAAGCATTTCTGGCGGACGTGAAGTGGATTCTACACAACTGTATCATTTATAACGGAG GTAACCATAAGCTAACGGCAACTGCTAAAGTTATTGTCAAGATCTGTGAACATGAG ATGAATGAAATTGAGGTTTGTCCAGAGTGCTACTTGTCTGCCTGTCAGAAGAGGGACAACTGGTTCTGTGAACCTTGT TCTCAGCCTCATCCTTTAGTGTGGGCCAAACTAAAAGGTTTTCCCTTCTGGCCGGCTAAAGCCCTGAGGGACAAGGACGGTCAGGTGGACGCACGCTTCTTTGGCCAGCATGACAG AGCCTGGGTGCCCATAAACAACTGTTACCTCATGTCTAAGGAGATCCCCTTCTCTGTGAAGAAGACCAAAAGCATCTTCAATAGCGCCATGCAGGAAATGGAGGTCTATGTGGAAAACGTGCGCAAGAAATACGGCGTGTTCAACTACGCCCCGTTCCGGACACCTTACACACCCAACAACCAATTCCAAATGCTGCAAGACCCTAATAACCCTAAAAAAGGCACGGTGAAGCCTGAGAAACAGGACAAAGTCAAGTTCAGCTTCGACATGACCGCATCTCCCAAGATGCTCTTGAGCAAGTCGGTGATGTCAGGAGGGGCGGGGCGGCGGATCTCCGTGACAGAAGTGCCCAGATCACCAATGAGTACCAACTCTTCGGTCCACACGGGGTCAGACCTCGAGCAGGACGAGCGAGGGGCGAGAGTGTCATCGAGTCACTATAGCGGCGGTGAAGACTCTATGGATTATACAG CGTCTCCTGCGTCTCTAAAGACTAGCAACAGCCCCAAGCCTCTTCTGCCCACGCCGGTCAAACAGGAGAGGAGTTCAGGCACTGGAGGCATCCTCAACCTCAATCTGG ATCGCGTTAAAGCCGAAATGGACCTGAAGGAGTTGAGTGAGAGTGTactacagcagcagcagcagcaaggGACGTCGGTTCTCCTCACCTCTCCCAAAAAACCTACTAGGAGTTTGGATAAAACTATAGAGAGCTGCAAAGCTCAGCTGG GAATCAACGAGATCTCAGATGATGTGTGCCACGGTGTTGAGCACAGTGACTCGGACGACTCTGACAAATCTGACTCCAGTGACAGTGAATATGTGTCTGAGGATGAACAGAAGCCCAAGAACACTAACCACAACAACAGTGTCCACAAAGACTCCAAAAAGAGACCCAGAACTCCATCCGCTCAAGGACAAGACCAAGACGATGCCCCATTGACAGCTGGAGGAACACCGGGTACAGACAAGAAATCCTCCGATCCCCAGACCAAAGAGAAGTTAAGTGTTGGTGGGGATAAAGACccccaggagaagagcaaacccCAGCAGCAGAGCCAGAAGGAGAGGTCTCAGCCTGGGCAGGACAGTCGGCCTGCTGGATCAGAGCTGGATGTGGACTCTGACTCCGAGCGAGAGCTGGTGATTGATCTCGGTGAAGAACAAGGTGGGAgggaaaagaagaaagccaAGAGAGAGACCCCGTCAGCCCCCACCTCCGCAACTAAAGATCAGACAGGCATTAAAACAGATG GTAAAACTACCAGCACATCAGCTCCTTCGTCCACAGATAACACTTCAACGTCTTTAACTCCCTGTCCAAAAGATGCGGTCGCATCAGCGATCAAGCCTCCAGCCGCCGTCACTACTGCATCTACCACTGCCACCTCCACCTCAACTGTTCAAACCACGTCTGCTGTCCCAGTCGCTTCCAATGTGGTGAAAAAACAGCGCCCTCTGCTGCCTAAGGAGAGCACACAGCCGGCCCAGCGGCCTGCGACGTGGAACCCAGCTGGTGGTAAATTCCAGACGTCTCAGAAGGTGCAGAGACAGCAACAACGAGGTGAGACGGTTCCTCAGACTGTGGCCCAGAGCCAAGCGCAGCCCCAGACCTCCGCCAACAACTCCAGCACACGCTACCAGACCAGACAGTCCGTCaaag CTGTTCAACACAAAGACACTTCACCTGTTAACATGGGCTCTGGTACATCCACTTCCTGTCTGACTGGAGACTTCCTCCCCCCTCCGGCCTCTGCCGATGTCGCCGCTGACATCGCCAAGTACACCACTAAG ATGATGGACGTGATCAAGGGAACAATGACAGAGATATACAATGATCTCTCTAAGAGCACAACAGGGAACACGATTGCAGAG ATCCGGCGGTTGCGGATCGAGATTGAGAAACTCCAGTGGCTGCATCAGCAGGAGCTGTCAGAGATGAAACATAACCTCG AGCTGACCATGGCTGAAATGAGGCAGAGTCTGGAGCAGGAGAGAGAGCGGCTGGTGTCGGAGGTGAAGAAACAGATGGAGATGGAGAAGCAGCAGGCGGTGGACGAGACCAAGAAGAAGCAGTGGTGTGCCAACTGCAAGAAAGAGGCCATTTTCTACTGCTGCTGGAACACAAGTTACTGTGACTACCCCTGCCAGCAGGCACACTGGCCCGAGCACATGAAGTCCTGCACACAGTCAG CCACGGCATCTCAGCAGGAAACCGAAGCAGAAGGCAGTTCAGACACAGCTGGAAAACCTGTAGGACAGTCCCCTAAAACCCAACCTTCACCGAGCGGAGAAAGAACATCACCCGCAAACCGAGGACCTTCCCCTCCCACGGACAACACTAAAGGCAGCTCCTCCGTGGCTGTCTCGTAA
- the mapre1b gene encoding microtubule-associated protein RP/EB family member 1b, which yields MAVNVYSTSVTSDNLSRHDMLAWINESLQMNFTKIELLCSGAAYCQFMDMLFPGCIPLKKVKFGAKLEHEYIHNFKILQAAFKKMGVDKIIPVDKLVKGKFQDNFEFVQWFKKFFDANYDGKDYDPVEARQGQDTMPPPNPSMSALSKPKKIMNAAPQRAAVAKVTPKMAPGSARRPGAGGDEERAELVQELNILKSTIQDMEKERDFYFGKLRNIELICQEKEGEGDPTLQRIVDILYATDEGFVIPDAESEDQEEF from the exons ATGGCTGTGAACGTATATTCCACCTCAGTGACTAGCGACAATCTGAGTCGCCATGACATGCTTGCGTGGATCAATGAGTCTCTACAGATGAACTTTACCAAGATTGAGCTTTTATGTTCAG GTGCAGCCTACTGCCAGTTTATGGACATGCTGTTTCCGGGCTGCATACCTTTGAAGAAAGTTAAATTTGGTGCAAAGTTAGAGCATGAATACATTCACAATTTTAAGATATTGCAGGCTGCCTTCAAGAAAATGGGCGTTGACAAA ATTATCCCGGTGGACAAGTTGGTAAAGGGCAAATTTCAAGATAATTTTGAATTTGTTCAGTGGTTTAAGAAGTTCTTTGATGCCAACTATGACGGAAAAGATTATGACCCAGTGGAAGCTCGACAGGGTCAGGACACCATGCCTCCACCCAACCCCTCCATGTCTGCCCTCAGCAAACCCAAGAAGATCATGAATGCAG CACCACAGAGAGCAGCCGTTGCCAAGGTAACACCCAAAATGGCTCCTGGCTCTGCGCGGAGACCCGGTGCTGGCGGTGATGAGGAAAGGGCAGAGCTTGTCCAAGAG TTAAACATCTTGAAGTCTACAATCCAGGACATGGAGAAGGAGCGGGACTTTTACTTTGGCAAACTGAGGAACATTGAGCTGATCTGTCAAGAGAAGGAGGGGGAGGGAGACCCCACCCTGCAGAGGATTGTGGATATTCTCTATGCCACAGAC gagggGTTTGTCATACCAGACGCTGAGTCAGAGGACCAGGAGGAGTTCTAA
- the prkcbp1l gene encoding protein kinase C binding protein 1, like isoform X2 encodes MEVPMPPKAAPDLGSAEQALAAQKRKAPSPPHSSNGHSPSDTSPSPTKKKKKPGLVSNNKDQCELRHGPFYYVKQPALTTDPVDVVPQDGRNDFYCWVCHREGQVLCCELCPRVYHAKCLKLAAEPEGDWFCPECEKITVAECIETQSKAMTMLNLEQLSYLLKFALQKMKQPGTEPFQKPVSLEQHPDYAEYIFHPMDLCTLEKNIKKKMYGCTEAFLADVKWILHNCIIYNGGNHKLTATAKVIVKICEHEMNEIEVCPECYLSACQKRDNWFCEPCSQPHPLVWAKLKGFPFWPAKALRDKDGQVDARFFGQHDRAWVPINNCYLMSKEIPFSVKKTKSIFNSAMQEMEVYVENVRKKYGVFNYAPFRTPYTPNNQFQMLQDPNNPKKGTVKPEKQDKVKFSFDMTASPKMLLSKSVMSGGAGRRISVTEVPRSPMSTNSSVHTGSDLEQDERGARVSSSHYSGGEDSMDYTASPASLKTSNSPKPLLPTPVKQERSSGTGGILNLNLDRVKAEMDLKELSESVLQQQQQQGTSVLLTSPKKPTRSLDKTIESCKAQLGINEISDDVCHGVEHSDSDDSDKSDSSDSEYVSEDEQKPKNTNHNNSVHKDSKKRPRTPSAQGQDQDDAPLTAGGTPGTDKKSSDPQTKEKLSVGGDKDPQEKSKPQQQSQKERSQPGQDSRPAGSELDVDSDSERELVIDLGEEQGGREKKKAKRETPSAPTSATKDQTGIKTDGKTTSTSAPSSTDNTSTSLTPCPKDAVASAIKPPAAVTTASTTATSTSTVQTTSAVPVASNVVKKQRPLLPKESTQPAQRPATWNPAGGKFQTSQKVQRQQQRGETVPQTVAQSQAQPQTSANNSSTRYQTRQSVKAVQHKDTSPVNMGSGTSTSCLTGDFLPPPASADVAADIAKYTTKMMDVIKGTMTEIYNDLSKSTTGNTIAEIRRLRIEIEKLQWLHQQELSEMKHNLELTMAEMRQSLEQERERLVSEVKKQMEMEKQQAVDETKKKQWCANCKKEAIFYCCWNTSYCDYPCQQAHWPEHMKSCTQSATASQQETEAEGSSDTAGKPVGQSPKTQPSPSGERTSPANRGPSPPTDNTKGSSSVAVS; translated from the exons ATGGAGGTGCCCATGCCACCCaaag CGGCCCCTGATCTAGGATCAGCGGAGCAGGCACTGGCTGCACAGAAGAGGAAAGCACCCAGTCCTCCACATTCCTCAAACGGACACTCTCCTTCTGACACGTCACCCAGTcccacaaagaagaagaagaaaccgGGATTAGTCAGCAACAATAAAGACCAA TGTGAGCTAAGACATGGTCCCTTTTACTATGTCAAGCAGCCCGCACTCACCACAGACCCTGTTGATGTTGTACCGCAGGACGGGCGGAATGACTTCTACTGCTGGGTGTGTCACCGCGAGGGCCAGGTGCTCTGCTGTGAGCTCTGCCCGCGCGTCTACCACGCCAAGTGCCTCAAACTGGCCGCTGAGCCTGAGGGCGACTGGTTCTGTCCAGAGTGTGAG AAAATAACGGTGGCTGAGTGCATAGAGACTCAGAGTAAAGCTATGACCATGCTGAACCTGGAGCAGCTGTCCTACTTGCTGAAGTTTGCTTTGCAGAAAATGAAACAGCCAGGG ACCGAACCGTTTCAGAAGCCAGTGTCACTAGAACAGCACCCGGATTATGCCGAGTATATATTTCACCCCATGGACCTGTGCACCCTAGAGAAG AATATCAAGAAGAAAATGTACGGTTGCACGGAAGCATTTCTGGCGGACGTGAAGTGGATTCTACACAACTGTATCATTTATAACGGAG GTAACCATAAGCTAACGGCAACTGCTAAAGTTATTGTCAAGATCTGTGAACATGAG ATGAATGAAATTGAGGTTTGTCCAGAGTGCTACTTGTCTGCCTGTCAGAAGAGGGACAACTGGTTCTGTGAACCTTGT TCTCAGCCTCATCCTTTAGTGTGGGCCAAACTAAAAGGTTTTCCCTTCTGGCCGGCTAAAGCCCTGAGGGACAAGGACGGTCAGGTGGACGCACGCTTCTTTGGCCAGCATGACAG AGCCTGGGTGCCCATAAACAACTGTTACCTCATGTCTAAGGAGATCCCCTTCTCTGTGAAGAAGACCAAAAGCATCTTCAATAGCGCCATGCAGGAAATGGAGGTCTATGTGGAAAACGTGCGCAAGAAATACGGCGTGTTCAACTACGCCCCGTTCCGGACACCTTACACACCCAACAACCAATTCCAAATGCTGCAAGACCCTAATAACCCTAAAAAAGGCACGGTGAAGCCTGAGAAACAGGACAAAGTCAAGTTCAGCTTCGACATGACCGCATCTCCCAAGATGCTCTTGAGCAAGTCGGTGATGTCAGGAGGGGCGGGGCGGCGGATCTCCGTGACAGAAGTGCCCAGATCACCAATGAGTACCAACTCTTCGGTCCACACGGGGTCAGACCTCGAGCAGGACGAGCGAGGGGCGAGAGTGTCATCGAGTCACTATAGCGGCGGTGAAGACTCTATGGATTATACAG CGTCTCCTGCGTCTCTAAAGACTAGCAACAGCCCCAAGCCTCTTCTGCCCACGCCGGTCAAACAGGAGAGGAGTTCAGGCACTGGAGGCATCCTCAACCTCAATCTGG ATCGCGTTAAAGCCGAAATGGACCTGAAGGAGTTGAGTGAGAGTGTactacagcagcagcagcagcaaggGACGTCGGTTCTCCTCACCTCTCCCAAAAAACCTACTAGGAGTTTGGATAAAACTATAGAGAGCTGCAAAGCTCAGCTGG GAATCAACGAGATCTCAGATGATGTGTGCCACGGTGTTGAGCACAGTGACTCGGACGACTCTGACAAATCTGACTCCAGTGACAGTGAATATGTGTCTGAGGATGAACAGAAGCCCAAGAACACTAACCACAACAACAGTGTCCACAAAGACTCCAAAAAGAGACCCAGAACTCCATCCGCTCAAGGACAAGACCAAGACGATGCCCCATTGACAGCTGGAGGAACACCGGGTACAGACAAGAAATCCTCCGATCCCCAGACCAAAGAGAAGTTAAGTGTTGGTGGGGATAAAGACccccaggagaagagcaaacccCAGCAGCAGAGCCAGAAGGAGAGGTCTCAGCCTGGGCAGGACAGTCGGCCTGCTGGATCAGAGCTGGATGTGGACTCTGACTCCGAGCGAGAGCTGGTGATTGATCTCGGTGAAGAACAAGGTGGGAgggaaaagaagaaagccaAGAGAGAGACCCCGTCAGCCCCCACCTCCGCAACTAAAGATCAGACAGGCATTAAAACAGATG GTAAAACTACCAGCACATCAGCTCCTTCGTCCACAGATAACACTTCAACGTCTTTAACTCCCTGTCCAAAAGATGCGGTCGCATCAGCGATCAAGCCTCCAGCCGCCGTCACTACTGCATCTACCACTGCCACCTCCACCTCAACTGTTCAAACCACGTCTGCTGTCCCAGTCGCTTCCAATGTGGTGAAAAAACAGCGCCCTCTGCTGCCTAAGGAGAGCACACAGCCGGCCCAGCGGCCTGCGACGTGGAACCCAGCTGGTGGTAAATTCCAGACGTCTCAGAAGGTGCAGAGACAGCAACAACGAGGTGAGACGGTTCCTCAGACTGTGGCCCAGAGCCAAGCGCAGCCCCAGACCTCCGCCAACAACTCCAGCACACGCTACCAGACCAGACAGTCCGTCaaag CTGTTCAACACAAAGACACTTCACCTGTTAACATGGGCTCTGGTACATCCACTTCCTGTCTGACTGGAGACTTCCTCCCCCCTCCGGCCTCTGCCGATGTCGCCGCTGACATCGCCAAGTACACCACTAAG ATGATGGACGTGATCAAGGGAACAATGACAGAGATATACAATGATCTCTCTAAGAGCACAACAGGGAACACGATTGCAGAG ATCCGGCGGTTGCGGATCGAGATTGAGAAACTCCAGTGGCTGCATCAGCAGGAGCTGTCAGAGATGAAACATAACCTCG AGCTGACCATGGCTGAAATGAGGCAGAGTCTGGAGCAGGAGAGAGAGCGGCTGGTGTCGGAGGTGAAGAAACAGATGGAGATGGAGAAGCAGCAGGCGGTGGACGAGACCAAGAAGAAGCAGTGGTGTGCCAACTGCAAGAAAGAGGCCATTTTCTACTGCTGCTGGAACACAAGTTACTGTGACTACCCCTGCCAGCAGGCACACTGGCCCGAGCACATGAAGTCCTGCACACAGTCAG CCACGGCATCTCAGCAGGAAACCGAAGCAGAAGGCAGTTCAGACACAGCTGGAAAACCTGTAGGACAGTCCCCTAAAACCCAACCTTCACCGAGCGGAGAAAGAACATCACCCGCAAACCGAGGACCTTCCCCTCCCACGGACAACACTAAAGGCAGCTCCTCCGTGGCTGTCTCGTAA